Proteins encoded together in one Prunus dulcis chromosome 3, ALMONDv2, whole genome shotgun sequence window:
- the LOC117622297 gene encoding cyclin-U1-1: MLAADEFTNHHGRPEPIIPRVLTILSFVLEKLVARNNTLADGLSQQLDGQSCGSAGIGKSLNVFHGVRAPSISIPKYLERLYKYTDCSPSCFVVGYVYIDRLLHKHPDSLVLSLNVHRLLVTSVMIASKMLDDVHYNNAFYARVGGVSNAELNRLEVELLFLLDFGVMVSSRVFESYCFHLEKEMMLNGACQRIERPLLVLSDVAEIRENSQSSLPPQISENTESSSPPKIVD; the protein is encoded by the exons ATGTTAGCCGCCGACGAGTTCACCAATCACCATGGCCGGCCGGAGCCGATTATCCCGAGAGTGTTAACCATACTCTCTTTCGTGCTGGAGAAGTTGGTTGCTCGAAATAACACGCTTGCAGATGGCCTGAGCCAGCAACTTGATGGACAGAGTTGTGGCTCGGCTGGGATTGGGAAGAGCTTGAATGTGTTTCATGGCGTGAGGGCACCAAGCATAAGCATACCCAAGTACTTGGAGAGGCTCTACAAGTACACGGATTGTAGCCCTTCATGTTTTGTGGTTGGGTATGTGTACATAGATAGGCTGCTTCATAAGCACCCCGACTCTCTTGTGCTGTCCTTGAATGTCCATAGATTGCTGGTCACAAGCGTTATGATTGCTTCCAAGATGCTAGATGATGt GCATTATAACAATGCATTTTATGCCCGGGTTGGCGGAGTAAGCAACGCTGAATTGAACAGACTAGAAGTGGAGTTGCTTTTCCTGCTGGATTTTGGTGTCATGGTGAGCTCTAGAGTTTTTGAGAGTTATTGCTTCcatttagaaaaagaaatgatgcTCAATGGGGCATGCCAAAGGATTGAAAGGCCATTGTTAGTCCTCAGTGATGTGGCCGAAATACGGGAAAATTCTCAGAGTTCCTTACCACCTCAGATATCAGAAAACACAGAGAGTTCCTCACCACCTAAGATTGTGGACTGA
- the LOC117622296 gene encoding SPX and EXS domain-containing protein 1-like isoform X1, which translates to MFGGLATVPSNSPHLRKSGSRPVVSDLGISDNENGAEEGFLNLTEANDMKGGSMPISTAAIMPSPALLWRFKVLLFFVWGFICCKIGWDSVMRMSVDLRDLFLYEAFLYYNPLLLVTMMVWFWGINLWVFAQANVNYAKIFDLDQNHLTHREIWKCATWMTIVVPTSMTAYLYLYSHGEVSLAASQPVLLYAAVAMILIFPFDIFYLSSRFYLLRTLWRIVLPLQAISFSDFFLADILTSMSKVLSDLERSVCRMVHRQVATIAWFEADSVCGSHSVAIPLVLVLPYLFRLFQCLRQYKDTGEKTTLLNALKYSTAVPVIYLSALKYHVFPEKWTNFYRPLWLLSGVLNSLYSFYWDVTRDWDLSGFTRIFKFGKAHLLSNLIHGRKWVYFWVISSNLILRCTWTYKLSSHLRHNYLTVFAITALEIFRRFQWVFFRVENEWNKMNSKSNIQLSMSDTANEEERLLVSNGHNV; encoded by the exons ATGTTTGGAGGTCTTGCGACTGTTCCTTCCAATAGTCCACATTTAAGAAAGTCGGGTAGCAGACCTGTTGTCTCTGATCTGG GTATAAGTGATAACGAAAATGGTGCTGAGGAGGGTTTCTTGAATCTGACAGAAGCAAACGATATGAAGGGTGGAAGCATGCCAATTAGTACAGCTGCAATAATGCCATCTCCAGCTTTGTTATGGAGATTCAAG GTCCTACTGTTCTTTGTCTGGGGTTTCATTTGTTGCAAG ATTGGATGGGATTCTGTCATGAGGATGAGTGTGGATCTGCGAGATTTATTTCTATATGAGGCTTTTTTGTATTATAATCCTCTACTTCTTGTG ACTATgatggtttggttttggggAATTAATCTATGGGTGTTTGCTCAGGCCAATGTCAATTATGCAAAAATTTTTGATCTCGATCAAAATCATCTGACCCACAGAGAAATATGGAAG TGTGCCACATGGATGACGATCGTTGTGCCAACAAGCATGACAGCATATCTTTATCTTTATTCGCATGGAGAAGTGTCACTTGCTGCATCGCAACCA GTACTCTTATATGCTGCTGTTGCAATGATTTTGATATTcccttttgatattttctatttgtcATCTCGCTTTTACTTGTTAAGGACTCTTTGGCGCATAGTTCTCCCATTACAG GCAATATCATTTTCTGACTTTTTCCTGGCCGATATTTTGACCTCCATGTCCAAG GTGCTTTCAGATTTGGAGCGATCAGTATGTCGAATGGTCCATCGACAG GTTGCCACTATTGCATGGTTTGAAGCTGACTCAGTTTGTGGCAGTCACTCTGTTGCAATCCCCTTGGTTCTTGTTTTGCCTTACCTTTTTCGTTTGTTCCAATGCCTTCGACAATATAAGGATACTGGCGAGAAAACAACCCTTCTAAATG CTTTGAAGTATTCAACTGCAGTACCTGTGATTTATCTTTCAGCCCTTAAATATCATGTCTTTCCTGAGAAGTGGACAAACTTTTATCGGCCCCTCTGGCTTCTATCAGGTGTTTTGAACTCTTTGTACTCTTTCTACTGGGACGTGACTAGAGATTGGGACTTGAG TGGTTTCACTCGGATTTTCAAGTTCGGCAAAGCACATCTCTTGTCAAACCTCATACACGGACGGAAATGG GTTTACTTCTGGGTGATAAGTAGCAACTTGATTCTGCGTTGTACCTGGACATACAAGCTGTCTTCCCATCTTCGCCACAATTACCTTACCGTGTTCGCAATCACGGCCTTGGAGATTTTCCGTCGCTTTCAATGGGTTTTCTTCCGTGTGGAAAACGAGTGGAACAAGATGAACTCTAAGTCAAACATTCAGCTTTCCATGAGCGACACTGCAAATGAGGAAGAAAGATTACTTGTTTCTAATGGCCACAATGTATAG
- the LOC117622296 gene encoding SPX and EXS domain-containing protein 5-like isoform X3: MFGGLATVPSNSPHLRKSGSRPVVSDLGISDNENGAEEGFLNLTEANDMKGGSMPISTAAIMPSPALLWRFKVLLFFVWGFICCKIGWDSVMRMSVDLRDLFLYEAFLYYNPLLLVTMMVWFWGINLWVFAQANVNYAKIFDLDQNHLTHREIWKCATWMTIVVPTSMTAYLYLYSHGEVSLAASQPVLLYAAVAMILIFPFDIFYLSSRFYLLRTLWRIVLPLQVLSDLERSVCRMVHRQVATIAWFEADSVCGSHSVAIPLVLVLPYLFRLFQCLRQYKDTGEKTTLLNALKYSTAVPVIYLSALKYHVFPEKWTNFYRPLWLLSGVLNSLYSFYWDVTRDWDLSGFTRIFKFGKAHLLSNLIHGRKWVYFWVISSNLILRCTWTYKLSSHLRHNYLTVFAITALEIFRRFQWVFFRVENEWNKMNSKSNIQLSMSDTANEEERLLVSNGHNV, encoded by the exons ATGTTTGGAGGTCTTGCGACTGTTCCTTCCAATAGTCCACATTTAAGAAAGTCGGGTAGCAGACCTGTTGTCTCTGATCTGG GTATAAGTGATAACGAAAATGGTGCTGAGGAGGGTTTCTTGAATCTGACAGAAGCAAACGATATGAAGGGTGGAAGCATGCCAATTAGTACAGCTGCAATAATGCCATCTCCAGCTTTGTTATGGAGATTCAAG GTCCTACTGTTCTTTGTCTGGGGTTTCATTTGTTGCAAG ATTGGATGGGATTCTGTCATGAGGATGAGTGTGGATCTGCGAGATTTATTTCTATATGAGGCTTTTTTGTATTATAATCCTCTACTTCTTGTG ACTATgatggtttggttttggggAATTAATCTATGGGTGTTTGCTCAGGCCAATGTCAATTATGCAAAAATTTTTGATCTCGATCAAAATCATCTGACCCACAGAGAAATATGGAAG TGTGCCACATGGATGACGATCGTTGTGCCAACAAGCATGACAGCATATCTTTATCTTTATTCGCATGGAGAAGTGTCACTTGCTGCATCGCAACCA GTACTCTTATATGCTGCTGTTGCAATGATTTTGATATTcccttttgatattttctatttgtcATCTCGCTTTTACTTGTTAAGGACTCTTTGGCGCATAGTTCTCCCATTACAG GTGCTTTCAGATTTGGAGCGATCAGTATGTCGAATGGTCCATCGACAG GTTGCCACTATTGCATGGTTTGAAGCTGACTCAGTTTGTGGCAGTCACTCTGTTGCAATCCCCTTGGTTCTTGTTTTGCCTTACCTTTTTCGTTTGTTCCAATGCCTTCGACAATATAAGGATACTGGCGAGAAAACAACCCTTCTAAATG CTTTGAAGTATTCAACTGCAGTACCTGTGATTTATCTTTCAGCCCTTAAATATCATGTCTTTCCTGAGAAGTGGACAAACTTTTATCGGCCCCTCTGGCTTCTATCAGGTGTTTTGAACTCTTTGTACTCTTTCTACTGGGACGTGACTAGAGATTGGGACTTGAG TGGTTTCACTCGGATTTTCAAGTTCGGCAAAGCACATCTCTTGTCAAACCTCATACACGGACGGAAATGG GTTTACTTCTGGGTGATAAGTAGCAACTTGATTCTGCGTTGTACCTGGACATACAAGCTGTCTTCCCATCTTCGCCACAATTACCTTACCGTGTTCGCAATCACGGCCTTGGAGATTTTCCGTCGCTTTCAATGGGTTTTCTTCCGTGTGGAAAACGAGTGGAACAAGATGAACTCTAAGTCAAACATTCAGCTTTCCATGAGCGACACTGCAAATGAGGAAGAAAGATTACTTGTTTCTAATGGCCACAATGTATAG
- the LOC117622296 gene encoding SPX and EXS domain-containing protein 1-like isoform X2 — MFGGLATVPSNSPHLRKSGISDNENGAEEGFLNLTEANDMKGGSMPISTAAIMPSPALLWRFKVLLFFVWGFICCKIGWDSVMRMSVDLRDLFLYEAFLYYNPLLLVTMMVWFWGINLWVFAQANVNYAKIFDLDQNHLTHREIWKCATWMTIVVPTSMTAYLYLYSHGEVSLAASQPVLLYAAVAMILIFPFDIFYLSSRFYLLRTLWRIVLPLQAISFSDFFLADILTSMSKVLSDLERSVCRMVHRQVATIAWFEADSVCGSHSVAIPLVLVLPYLFRLFQCLRQYKDTGEKTTLLNALKYSTAVPVIYLSALKYHVFPEKWTNFYRPLWLLSGVLNSLYSFYWDVTRDWDLSGFTRIFKFGKAHLLSNLIHGRKWVYFWVISSNLILRCTWTYKLSSHLRHNYLTVFAITALEIFRRFQWVFFRVENEWNKMNSKSNIQLSMSDTANEEERLLVSNGHNV; from the exons ATGTTTGGAGGTCTTGCGACTGTTCCTTCCAATAGTCCACATTTAAGAAAGTCGG GTATAAGTGATAACGAAAATGGTGCTGAGGAGGGTTTCTTGAATCTGACAGAAGCAAACGATATGAAGGGTGGAAGCATGCCAATTAGTACAGCTGCAATAATGCCATCTCCAGCTTTGTTATGGAGATTCAAG GTCCTACTGTTCTTTGTCTGGGGTTTCATTTGTTGCAAG ATTGGATGGGATTCTGTCATGAGGATGAGTGTGGATCTGCGAGATTTATTTCTATATGAGGCTTTTTTGTATTATAATCCTCTACTTCTTGTG ACTATgatggtttggttttggggAATTAATCTATGGGTGTTTGCTCAGGCCAATGTCAATTATGCAAAAATTTTTGATCTCGATCAAAATCATCTGACCCACAGAGAAATATGGAAG TGTGCCACATGGATGACGATCGTTGTGCCAACAAGCATGACAGCATATCTTTATCTTTATTCGCATGGAGAAGTGTCACTTGCTGCATCGCAACCA GTACTCTTATATGCTGCTGTTGCAATGATTTTGATATTcccttttgatattttctatttgtcATCTCGCTTTTACTTGTTAAGGACTCTTTGGCGCATAGTTCTCCCATTACAG GCAATATCATTTTCTGACTTTTTCCTGGCCGATATTTTGACCTCCATGTCCAAG GTGCTTTCAGATTTGGAGCGATCAGTATGTCGAATGGTCCATCGACAG GTTGCCACTATTGCATGGTTTGAAGCTGACTCAGTTTGTGGCAGTCACTCTGTTGCAATCCCCTTGGTTCTTGTTTTGCCTTACCTTTTTCGTTTGTTCCAATGCCTTCGACAATATAAGGATACTGGCGAGAAAACAACCCTTCTAAATG CTTTGAAGTATTCAACTGCAGTACCTGTGATTTATCTTTCAGCCCTTAAATATCATGTCTTTCCTGAGAAGTGGACAAACTTTTATCGGCCCCTCTGGCTTCTATCAGGTGTTTTGAACTCTTTGTACTCTTTCTACTGGGACGTGACTAGAGATTGGGACTTGAG TGGTTTCACTCGGATTTTCAAGTTCGGCAAAGCACATCTCTTGTCAAACCTCATACACGGACGGAAATGG GTTTACTTCTGGGTGATAAGTAGCAACTTGATTCTGCGTTGTACCTGGACATACAAGCTGTCTTCCCATCTTCGCCACAATTACCTTACCGTGTTCGCAATCACGGCCTTGGAGATTTTCCGTCGCTTTCAATGGGTTTTCTTCCGTGTGGAAAACGAGTGGAACAAGATGAACTCTAAGTCAAACATTCAGCTTTCCATGAGCGACACTGCAAATGAGGAAGAAAGATTACTTGTTTCTAATGGCCACAATGTATAG